A window of the Narcine bancroftii isolate sNarBan1 chromosome 4, sNarBan1.hap1, whole genome shotgun sequence genome harbors these coding sequences:
- the LOC138759798 gene encoding ALK tyrosine kinase receptor-like, protein MRSAVVLLGLLLLSSGFPPCCPERGRQQRRGGGGGAEGRPPNKAAKVGQTYSSRLKRKGLAVDFTFSPFFRNYLFQFFGRARSADCRLVLDCEALGSSLEGHPRAGVASVPDSPPTPPSPLSKRRSKKQPNQVVLEVGWADTGRCGDPRPSLLVYNLTEVFLRWSASTEGRLRIRLMPERRAPAGDPKREEIVSAAIRGSEPRVWLQISFADVSRVMSTLCQMDC, encoded by the exons ATGAGGAGCGCGGTTGTCCTACTCGGTCTCCTGCTCCTCTCCTCCGGCTTCCCACCCTGTTGCCCGGAGCGCGGGCGGCAGCAGcgccgaggaggaggaggaggggccgAGGGGCGCCCGCCGAACAAGGCGGCCAAGGTTGGACAGACCTACAGCTCCCGTCTCAAGCGCAAGGGGCTGGCGGTGGACTTCACCTTCTCGCCTTTCTTCCGCAACTACCTGTTCCAGTTCTTCGGGCGGGCGAGGAGCGCCGACTGCCGCTTGGTGCTGGACTGCGAGGCGCTGGGCTCTTCCCTGGAGGGTCACCCCCGAGCGGGGGTGGCGAGCGTCCCGGACTCGCCCCCGACCCCTCCCTCGCCACTTTCCAAGCGGAGGTCGAAGAAGCAGCCCAACCAGGTGGTGCTGGAGGTGGGCTGGGCGGACACCGGCCGCTGCGGCGACCCCCGCCCCTCGCTCCTGGTGTACAACTTGACCGAAGTGTTCCTGCGGTGGTCGGCGTCGACCGAGGGCAGGCTCCGGATCCGGCTGATGCCCGAGAGGAGAGCGCCGGCCGGTGACCCCAAGCGGGAGGAGATCGTCTCAGCCGCTATCCGAGGCTCCGAGCCGCGAGTCTGGCTTCAAATCTCCTTCGCAG ATGTGTCACGTGTCATGTCAACATTGTGCCAGATGGACTGCTAG